The genomic interval CACGGTTTTCCGCTGTTTTCGGTGGCGATGGGTTTGCTGGAAGACGGCCGGCCAGCGCTGGGCGTGATCGAAGCGCCGGCGATGAACTGGTCGTTCGCCGGTTCGGTGAACGGCGGCGCGACCTGGAATGGCCGGCCCATCGCGCCGTCGCAGGTGGATCGCCTGGGCAGCGGCCTCTTGGTCACCGGGTTTCCCTACGCGCGCAATCCCATCCAGACGAACCTGCCCGAGTGGAACGCCTTCACCGCGGCGGCGCAGGGCACGCGGCGGTTGGGCTCGGCGGCGTTGGATCTCTGTTTCGTCGCCTGCGGCTGGCTGGACGGTTACTGGGAGCGCGCGCTGCACCCCTGGGATCTCGTCGGTGGCGCGGCCATCGTGCTGGCGGCGGGCGGCCAGGTCAGCGATCTCGACGGCACGCTGTTCAACGGCGAGACCGGGCGCATCCTGGCCAGCAATGGCCTCATTCACGACCAGATGATGCGCATCCTACAAGGGGTGGCGCGCCGCAATTCCTCTCCCTGGCCGTAAGGATGACGACGGCGGCGGCGATCATCGCGGGCGGCCGCGGGACACGCTTGGGCGGGCAAGTGAAAGGTCTCATCACCGTCGACGGCCGCCGCATCGTCGACCGGCAGCGCGACGCGCTGGCGGCGGTTTTCGCGCCCGTGGTGGTGGTGGCCGGTGATCCGGCGTCCTGGCGCGATTGCGGTTTGCTGGTGGTTCCCGATCGGATCGCCGACGCTGGCCCGCTCGGTGGCATTGACGCCGCCTTGGCGCATTTCGCGGCGCTGAAAACCGACGTTGACGCCGTGGTGTGCGTGGCAAGCGACATGCCGTTTTTGAACGACGGCGTGCTGCGGTTGCTGCGCGAGCATCAGCCCGACGCAGCCGCGGTGGTCCCGCGTGTGGCCGGGAACGCCGAGCCGTTGCTGGCTCGCTATGCGCTTTCGTTGTCCGCCGCGGTCGCCGCCCATTTGGCGGATGATGACCTCGCCGTGCACCGCTGGCTGGCGGGTGTGACCGTGGCGTGGATCGACGAGGTGGCGCTGCGGGCAGTGGATCCGACGCTGCGCTCGTTTTTCAACGTCAACACGCCCGCCGATCAGGAACAGGCGCAATCAACCGGACGGCGGTGAGCGGGCGATGAAAAGCGGCGCGCGCGCGGTGCTCCTGGCGGCGGGCGCGGCGGTGCTGGCGGGCGCGGCGGCATCATTTTTCTTTGCCACGACCTTCATCAACGACGACTACCTGTTTTTGACCTTCGCCCGGCTGGTCAAAAACCCGCTGCCGGCGTTCGTCTCCGACCAGCACGGCGGCGAGTTCTATCGCCCGATCCCCATGACGCTGTGGTGGTTGCAGGCCCGGGCCGGCGGGGGGGCGCCTTGGCCGTTCATGCTGGTAGCGGCTGGCTTGCACATGCTGGTGGCGGCGGAGATCGCGCTGCTGTTGTGGACGGTCGGTGAAGAGAAAGTCGTCGTCGTCACCGCGGCCATTTTTTTCTTCTTGGCGCCGCAGACGCTGGACGCTGCCTATTGGTTTTCTGCCAGCACCGATCTGCTGGCCACGGCGGCGGCGCTGGGCTCGCTGATCGCGCTTCGCCGCGCCTGGCGGTGGGGATGGCTGGTCGCGCTGTCGGCCGTGCTGGCGGCGGTGGCTTATCTCTGCAAGGAATCAGCTTTGATCTTGCCGCTGCTGGCGTTGCTGGTCGTGCGCGGCGCCAACGGTGAGGCCAGCAGGGGAAAATTCGTCGCGCCGCATGCCCTGTTGGCGGCGGCGTACGTTGCGGTGCGGTGGTTCATCTTGCGCGGGTGGGGCGGATCTGGCGACGCGCGGGCAGCGTTGCCAGGCAAGGCGTTGCAGCTTTTATCCGGCCTGGTACACATCGCGACTGGGCAGGCGGTGCTGCCCGAGCCGCTGGCGTGGGGCTTGGGCGTGGTGGCGCTTTTGGTTCTGTTGCGCCAGGCCTTCGTCATCCATCATCGTCGTGAGCCCCTGCCCGTCGTGGCGTTCGCCTTCGTCGGGATCGCGCTTTTGCCTCTGGCCGGTGCCGATTGGGCGGTGGGGTCGCGCTATTTTTATTTTCCGGCGGTGGGCGTGGCGTGGCTGATGGCGCGGCAGCTGGTGGAGACGCCTTTTGTCGGGCGCGCGCTGGTCTTCGGTCTGCTGGTTTACTGCGACTTTCGGCAAGCCAGTCAACGCCACCACGAGGTCGGCGCATTCGCGGAACGGCTTGCCGCTTGCCGGCGCGCCGTCGTCGCCGGTCTCGATCGCGGGCACACCGTCTTCCAGATCGGCGCCGGCATCAAGGACCTCGACCTGGCGCTGAAAGCCGATCCAGCCTTGGCCAGCAATCCGCGGGCCGCTTCGCTGCTGGTGCTCACCGACGTGCCCGCGTCGTTTGTGCTGATGCCGCCGGCGCTGGCGGCGCGCGCCGCGTTCATGGTCGCATCGCCACCGCTGCCACCGTCAGGCGCGTATCGTTTCGGCGACGGTCGGGTGGTCGGTCTGGCCCGGCGGGGTGACGATCCGCTCCTCAGCGAGGTGGTGGATCATTTTCCCGACACACAATTCATTGCTCTGCGGCTATCTGGCGCCGGCAAGGTCATCACCCGCAACATCACCGAAGAGATAACCGGCAACGTCAACCTACGATGATGCGGCGGAGGTGCTTTTTGCCCGCGTAAAGCAGCGTGCCGCCGCCGATGTCGCCGGCGGTCACGGTGTCATCGATGGAGGCGATCTTGCGATCACCGAAGCGCACGCCGCCTTGCTCGATCAGCCGGCGAGCAGCGCTGCGCGAGGCGGCCAGGCCTGACAACGCCAGGAGATCGACGATCTTGATTCCGCTCCCGGCTTGCCCGCTGTCGACGACAAAGGTCGGGACCGTCGCGTCGTCCGCGCCGCCGCCGCCAAATGCCGCTTTCGCGGCGTGCCGCGCCTCGTCTGCCGCCGCGGAGCCGTGAACGATGGTGGTGATCGCGTGGGCCAGCGCGTGCTTGGCTTCGCGCAGCTCGGCGCCTTCCAGCGCCGCGTAGCGGGCGATCTCGTCCACCGGTTCGAAGGTCAGCAGCTTGAGAAAGCGGATGACGTCGCGATCGTCGACGTTCACGAAGTACTGGTAAAAGTCGTACGGCTTGGTGAGGTTCGGGTCCAGCCAGACGGCCCCGGTGGCCGTCTTGCCCATCTTCGCCCCCGACCCCGTGGTCAAGAGGGGAAACGTCAGGCCGAAGGCGTCGGCTTGGCGGACGCGGCGGATCAGATCGATACCGGCCACGATGTTCCCCCATTGATCGTCGCCGCCGATCTGCAGGGCGCAGCCATAGCGTTCATTGAGGACCAGAAAGTCGTACGCCTGCAGCAGCTGATAGTTGAACTCGATGAAGGAGAGGCCTTTTTCCAGACGCAGCTTGTAGGCTTCGGCGGCCAGCATGCGGTTGACGCTGAAGTGCCGGCCGATGTCGCGCAGGAAGGCGACGTAGTTCAGGGGCAGCAACCAGTCGGCGTTGTCCACCACGGCTGCGTTGTCCCCGATGATGCGTCGAACCTGCGGCTCGATCTGGCGCCGGTTGGATTGGATCGCTTCCTGGGTAATGAGCTGGCGCATCTCGGACTTACCGCTGGGATCGCCGACCATGGCCGTGCCGCCGCCTAGAACCGCGATGGCTTTGTGCCCGGCCCGCGCCAGGTGCGCCATCGCCAAAAGCGGGATGTAGTGCCCGACGTGCAGGCTGGGCGCGGTGGGATCGAATCCAGCATAGAAGGTGACGGCATCGCTGGCCAGGCGGCGGCCAAGCTCGGCTTCGTCGCTGATTTGCTGGACGAACCCCCGCGCCCGGAGCACCTCCAGCGCGCTGTTTGAGGCGGATGAAGCCATGGCGGCGCGAGTATATAAGGCAGGGCAGGGGCCAAACGCAGCCGAAAAGTGGAATCTCCACCGGTTTACGGGCAAGATCTCCCAGAAAGGATTGATTTTGGCTTCAGGAGTGGTGCCGGCCTGTGGATGCAACGCAAGGCCGGCCTGGGCGAAAATCGAAGACGATTCGGTCATGGCCTGGCCGGTGATCGAGCTGGCCGAATGGGAAGAGCTGCGCAAGTGTCCCGATTGCGGCAGTCTCTGGC from Polyangia bacterium carries:
- a CDS encoding inositol monophosphatase family protein; translated protein: MIAADPLQSVRATAVAIAKEAGQVLLAGWGTRPAIGFKSEDINLVTEYDRRSEALIVERLAAAFPGDRIIAEEGSQVAGSAGSGRVWYIDPLDGTTNFAHGFPLFSVAMGLLEDGRPALGVIEAPAMNWSFAGSVNGGATWNGRPIAPSQVDRLGSGLLVTGFPYARNPIQTNLPEWNAFTAAAQGTRRLGSAALDLCFVACGWLDGYWERALHPWDLVGGAAIVLAAGGQVSDLDGTLFNGETGRILASNGLIHDQMMRILQGVARRNSSPWP
- a CDS encoding molybdenum cofactor guanylyltransferase, with amino-acid sequence MTTAAAIIAGGRGTRLGGQVKGLITVDGRRIVDRQRDALAAVFAPVVVVAGDPASWRDCGLLVVPDRIADAGPLGGIDAALAHFAALKTDVDAVVCVASDMPFLNDGVLRLLREHQPDAAAVVPRVAGNAEPLLARYALSLSAAVAAHLADDDLAVHRWLAGVTVAWIDEVALRAVDPTLRSFFNVNTPADQEQAQSTGRR
- the tyrS gene encoding tyrosine--tRNA ligase, coding for MASSASNSALEVLRARGFVQQISDEAELGRRLASDAVTFYAGFDPTAPSLHVGHYIPLLAMAHLARAGHKAIAVLGGGTAMVGDPSGKSEMRQLITQEAIQSNRRQIEPQVRRIIGDNAAVVDNADWLLPLNYVAFLRDIGRHFSVNRMLAAEAYKLRLEKGLSFIEFNYQLLQAYDFLVLNERYGCALQIGGDDQWGNIVAGIDLIRRVRQADAFGLTFPLLTTGSGAKMGKTATGAVWLDPNLTKPYDFYQYFVNVDDRDVIRFLKLLTFEPVDEIARYAALEGAELREAKHALAHAITTIVHGSAAADEARHAAKAAFGGGGADDATVPTFVVDSGQAGSGIKIVDLLALSGLAASRSAARRLIEQGGVRFGDRKIASIDDTVTAGDIGGGTLLYAGKKHLRRIIVG